A genomic segment from Capra hircus breed San Clemente chromosome 7, ASM170441v1, whole genome shotgun sequence encodes:
- the RPS14 gene encoding 40S ribosomal protein S14, with protein sequence MAPRKGKEKKEEQVISLGPQVAEGENVFGVCHIFASFNDTFVHVTDLSGKETICRVTGGMKVKADRDESSPYAAMLAAQDVAQRCKELGITALHIKLRATGGNRTKTPGPGAQSALRALARSGMKIGRIEDVTPIPSDSTRRKGGRRGRRL encoded by the exons ATGGCACCTCGcaaggggaaggaaaagaaggaagaacagGTCATCAGCCTCGGCCCTCAGGTGGCTGAAGGAGAGAATGTATTTGGTGTGTGCCACATCTTTGCATCCTTCAACGACACTTTTGTGCACGTCACCGATCTTTCTGGCAA GGAAACCATCTGCCGTGTCACTGGTGGGATGAAGGTGAAGGCTGACCGAGACGAGTCCTCTCCATACGCTGCCATGTTGGCTGCCCAGGATGTAGCCCAGAGATGCAAGGAGCTGGGGATCACTGCCCTCCACATCAAACTCCGGGCCACAGGAGGGAATAG GACCAAGACTCCTGGACCAGGGGCCCAGTCAGCGCTCAGAGCCCTCGCCCGCTCAGGGATGAAGATTGGGCGGATTG AGGATGTCACCCCCATCCCCTCCGACAGCACCCGCAGGAAGGGGGGTCGCCGTGGTCGCCGCCTGTGA